The genomic interval ctccccctccccggccagcagctcccaggggtCTGGGACCGCCCAGGGCTTTGATCCCGCCGCCGTCTGACACCCGCGGGctgcccgccccagcccagccgcGCCCGTCGGGGGGatcccagccaagccccccatccccaggccccccagcccagccacatgCTCCAgcgagcccagcccagcccagccctgtctctgcccaCCCCCAGGGACGGGGCTGTCCTGCGGCTCCCTAGGTTGGGGCTGCTTTAGCCAGGCCGAgtgccctgggctgccccttgccctgcTGTCTCCCAGCCCTCGGCCCCCAGGGCACGGGGGCTCAGGCCGCTTTGCACTGGTGCATTCCCTTCCTCCAGCGGGGTgagcagccagagccaggccctgcccctgccgggGGGGATGACCAGGGGTGGCCAGGAGCTGAGGAAGGGAGGGCCCAGGCACCCAGCAGCAGCGCCTCCCTTCCGGCGGAGCCCAGGGGTAACTACCCGTGGCCCCGCCTTCCCCGTGGAGACCTGGGGGGTTGCTGATTCCAGGTTTGGAGTTTATAAGGCTAAGCTGCGccaggggggcgggaggggtctcACAGCAATATGTGGCCCCAGGCAGAGCAAGGTTGGCTGTGGAGACACGCCCTGAATGCTGAGGACCAACCCAAATCCCGACTGCCAGCCTCCCTTTGCTCTGGGACGGCCCTTTGGTTCCTCACTGGTTTCTTGATGGCACCCACCAGGTGGCATCTAGTTCCTTGCGGGGtgctggcagggctggccccagttCCCCACACAGGATATTCCCCTGTCGCCTTTCTGTATGGGTCCACCCGTCAGCGTCTGCCCAGGGCCACGCTCCAGGCCAGCCCCTCTGCACTCGTGGTCCAGGCTTCTCTGTGGGAAATCCTGCCCAGGCTGGCAGCCCACAGGGCAGGGTGCCCTGGGGAAAGTGGCTGTCAACCTCCCAGCCTGGCAAATGGCCAGTGGCACCAGCCTGAGAGGCTATCAATGCCTGAGCGGCTGCATGCAGCTGCCCATGGGCTCCTCTGTGGTGTGGTGGTGTCAGCGGTGGGTTGGCTGCCCTGAAGGCCGTCGACCCATCTGCACCTGCACTGTTAAGCATGGAATTGCCTTGGCCTCACAGGGAGCCGCATGACCTGCAGCTGCTGGATTGTTTGGGGAATGGATTTCCCAGGGGAAGAAATAGCAAGTGCTCCCCTTGCCAGGCTgccagctgcagggagcagtgcagGCGGGAGCAGACCCCACTGTGCCATCCATGGCTAGCGGCAGAGTATGACACTGGAGTGGCCtcccccagggccctgtgaaCTGGGACGGAAACGCTAACTCCAGcccatggggggaggaggggcgcaGATGGGACTGGTCTCAGTCTGCAGCACCAATGGCTGGCGCTGCCCTGCTCACACGTGGCAGTGGAAGCACGGCCTGCACCATAGCCCGGGCACGGCCAGCCCCTCCTGTGCCCTGGTCAGTTCCTGGTGCAGGGACAGAGGGGCTGGAAGGTGGATTCAGGGTGAATTAACCAagcagccagaggagcagagaggggaaggggagaaagaggCCAGTGGGGCCAAGGCTGCTGGTGGTAGGGCCTGCAGAGAAGGTGTGCAGGTATGAGGGGCACGCCCACTGGAGCGGGAGGCAGAGAGACACCAGGCCCAGGGGGGCCAGGGTTTCAGGCCTGTTCCTCTCATCTGTGTGGGGAGGGCTCCGCGGGACAGCGGCCTTGCTGCGGCAGGCAGGACGCAGCGCTGCCAATGTGCCGTGTGCAGGGCCCCTTGTGGCAGGGAGGGTCCAGCGCGTCATGGCCCTTCCAGGCTGACACATGGTGCCCCTGCTGCTTGCCTGGCGGCTGCCCTGTGCCAGGCCCCAGCGGTGTGTTTCCTCCAGCCCCGATCGCCCGCTCAGCGAGGTTCCCGCAGTCATTGCTCCAACTGCAGCCACTCGCCTCTCCCTGCTGAGCGGGGCTCCGAGCTGGCTGGGGTCGTTCCCCCCTTCTGGCTGGGTACCCCTGAAAGAGGCTGGCTTTGGCCAGCTTCCAGCAGCAGGTGGAGTCAGACTCcagcccccttctccctctgGCCCCTCCTCAGGGAGCCTCCCCTGCAACTGGCCCCTTTCCAAGCCATGGGGGGAGGGTCTAGCTCCCAAAGCTGGAGCAGGTGAATATTTAACTGGAGAGCCGGCACTTGTTTTGCTTGGGCAGCTCTAGGCTGGTTGGGGGTGGTTCTGGCTGGAGAAGGGGGCCGTTGGGCAGCCGAAGAGCTGCAGATTTCACGCTGCAGAGGAGAGCTGTGGGATGGAGccggagctggggcaggagcccAAGGTGGGCGCAGGAGCCTAGCCGCTCAGTAAGCCAGAGAGTCATGGGAGCTAGGGGGAGGCCGCCCCATCTCTCGCGGGCCACCGAGGGACTAAGGGTGGCCAGTGCACCCGGTCCTGGCAGGGGGAAAGGACCACAGGTCCCTTCAGCCTAGGGGGGCCCCTGGAGTCTCCTATTCCTCCACACCTGGTGCAAGGGTTCCGTTCCCTCTGGCAGTGGAAGGGTTAACCACATACCTGGGCAGCTGCCTCTGGCAGATCAGACCTCAGCATGCTGCAGCTGGTGAGGGGCTGCGGGGCGCTGGAGCCCAGAGAGAATGAGCCCAAAGCCTGAGCGGCTGCACGGCCCAGTGAGCCAGCCCccggctcccccacagctcttggggctgccagggtccctgctccccacactggTTGTTTTCCCCAGGAGCCCAGCAGGCGAACAGGAGGATTCCATGGACAGGAAGGAAACATGTCTCCGGGTGGTGGtcaggtgagggggcagggacgggcctgggggagcagggggggcacagACCAGGgttgggacgggggggggggtcactcatAGGATGTAGGTGCTACAGGAGGCTGAGCAGCAATCCGCCCACACAGCACAAGGGGCCCAGACGAGATTgtgggtgagggaaggggtggggtccGAAGGAGGAGGGTGGCTAAGGGGTGCATGAGCCGAGGCCGGGTTTAGGGGCTGGCACCTGGGACCAGGAGGGTGCCCGCATGGTGCATGATGCCTCTCCCTTTGGCTAGGGTTCGGCCCCTGACCTGCCAGGAGCTCCGCAGAGGGGACCAGCGTGTGGTGCACTGCCTTGGGGACAACACCATTTACGTGAGTGCCCCGCCCTGGAGAGGCCAAAGCTGGGCACTGGCCTGCCTGGGCCCGATGCTGAGCCAGCTCTTCTCTCCCCGTGCCAGGTGAATGCGGCCGGGCAGGAGGCGGCCTTCAGGGCAAGTGCAGCGTTCGATGCAGGCACGTCCCAGGAAGGGCTGTTTGAAGGCAGCGGGATGAAGCGACTCATAGAGCTGGCAGCAAATGGGTGAGGCTGAGGCAACCCTGCGTGGAGAGCAtggtccccctccaccccccccacccgtAATCCCCACCCAGCTATGCAcatgctccctctccccctgccccccatagcCCCCAGCCGGGCATGCACATGCTCCCCTCCCTTGCCTGTAACCCCAGCCAGCCACGTGCCTGCCCTCGTGCCGGCTCACCCCACTGTGGCCTCcttcccagcagccagctgcagctTTCTGCCTCCACACGCCTCCAGGCACAAGCACCCAGCAGCACCCACTCCCCAGGAACCACCCGCAGCCTCCTCCTCACACCAGCGCGTGCCCTCAGCCATGCGCCCCTTCACCTCCGCGTGCTCTCAGCACCGCCTTGTGCCCAGCTGTCCGACACAGTGCATGTCTGCATTCCCTGGCTCCGCCACGAGGGGGCGCCTTGCACCCTCCCAGGGACGGTGCAGGGGCTCAGCGGCTCTTTGCCCCCTCGCCCAGGTTCTCCTGCACTGCCTTTGCCTTCGGCCAAACAGGCTCTGGAAAGACCTACAGCTTGATGGGACCCTTAGCTCAGGTGAGAGACCCTCCTCGGGGGCAAACCCGCGGCGGTGCTGAGCAGGTACTTCAATCAACGCCTCATGAGCcccgcctctcccagcagggggcgctgtggggagcggggcagggcgctggctgtggggggagctcccctctaccccaggcctggcctctcccagcagggggcgctgtggggagcggggcagggcgctggctgtggggggagctcccctctaccccaggcctggcctctcccagcagggggcgctgtggggagcggggcagggcgtGGCTGTGGGGGGAGATCCCCTCTACCTCaggcctggcctctcccagcagggggcgctgtggggagcggggcagggcgctagctgtggggggagctcccctctaccccaggcctggcctctcccagcagggggcgctgtggggaggggggagggcgcTGGCTGGGGATGGTTCTCAGTTtcctgctgcagggggtggaagcTCAGGGCACCCAGCCATTGGCCTTCCGAGACTTCTCCCCTCTCTGCAGAGCGAGGGCCAGCCGGTGACTCCCTACCTCGGGGGGCTGATGCAAAGGGCCTTTGTGTGTCTCCTGGAGCAGACGCAGTGCTACAGACCCGGCCTCGTGCTCAGTGCCTCCTATGTGGAGATACACAATGAACAGGTAGGGCCACCCCCATCACCCTGCCTGGATAAAAAGCTGCAGCACctagcacccccagcccaggcgCAGGGCCGGCTGATGGGCACCAGACAgacctgtccctgccccccattaCCTCTCTGCCACAGCCCTTCCTGCTCACCCACATCCTCCTGGCTTTCTGGGCTCCATTCCCACCTGCCCCGGCGCCTCTCCTCTGTCCAGGTGAGAGACCTGCTGAGCCCAGGGCCGCCCAGGCCCCTGCCCGTGCGATGGAGCAAAACCAGGGGCTTCTACATCGAGAACCTGCTGACCGTGGAGTTTGGGAGCCTGGAGGCCATCATGGACCTGCTGCAGGAAGGTACCGCACGGGGCGTCTCCAGCCTTGCAgggcgctggggaggggcagaggcggGACCCCTGGTGAATGGAgaccccagggctctgcagcccaTGGGCAATGAGCCCCGTGCCCAAGGGGCCCCCTGGAGGCCAGGTGGGAAGTGAATTCCCTTTTGCTGTTCCTGGTGATGGGGAGCTCACCACATCACTCCCATGAGCAGACCCTGGCACAGTCCCGCCCTGCCTGGTGCCGAAGCGTCCCGCCTGCGCCAGGGCATCACTCTGGCCTAGGCCACCAGCTGTTTTCCAAGGCAGGACTGGCAGCCTGGgggcccaggcagcagccagaTGGGAGCAGCCCATGCTGGCCTAGACCCAGCCGCTGAGGGAAGAGGCTCCATCCCTGTTCCTGGAGCTGCAGAGGGGCCCCCCGTAATGAGCTCAGGACCCTGGGACCGCAGGTTCTGCAGGAGAGTGAGGCCCAGCGCCAGGGGCGTCAGGGGCTGTTTAAGCTTTTTGCCTGGCTCTGACCTgcctgcaccccccactcccaggcaCCCGACGGCGGCGGAGCGCCGCACACGTGCTGAATAGGCACTCGAGCCGCAGCCACGCCCTGCTGACCATCCGCATCCACCGCAAGGCTGTGAGTCACTCACGTCCCCGCACGCTTGGCCTCGGGGGCCAGGGCAcatcccaccctgctcccaggggcGCCAGCTGCATTGGCAGCTTGTGGGAGGGTCCTAGGGGCACACGGGGAGGCAAGTGGGCACTGGCCTGAATGGCTTTGATTTGGTACTGCCCTGCTCACCCTCCAGGGGCAGCTCCAGGCAGAGGGGGCCCAATGGGGAGTTCTGGGGCAGACTCCATCATGGGGAGCCCTTGGAATATTTGGCAGCCAAAGCCCTTGCCCTTGTTCTGCTGCTGGGGGACTGCTCTAGGCTGACGCCTGTCTGAGCCATCCTGGTGCTTCTCCCTTCACTGGACTGGCTAGGGCCTGCACTGGAGACCCCAGGATTTccaaaggtggggtgggggctgggagtgtcCCTGAAGGCCCATGGAGCAGGACACCTGAGAGCTTcggtccctccccttccccgcagctaagcccagaccccagctcctgccagcaagGCGTGCTCTGCTTCGTGGACCTGGCTGGCAGCGAGAGGGTGAAGGACACCGGCTCAGCTGGGGAGCGCTTAGTGGAGGCCAGCAACATCAACCGCAGTCTCCTGGCTCTGGGTAAGGCCCCTGCAGCCgggccagggagaggggccaggCTGGCATGGCGACAGGGAGCGGGCACCCCCAGCTGGCTGCAGGCTCGGCTGGGCCTCGAGGCTTGTCTGTGTGCTCATCGTCTGGAGCAGCGTCACCTGAGAGCCCAGGCAAGTGACAGCCTGTCCTCCCCGCAGGGCACTGCATCTCGCTGCTGGTGGACCCCAGACGGAGGCGAAATCACATCCCGTACAGGGACAGCAAGCTCACCCGGCTGCTGGCGGAGTCCCTGGGCGGATCCGGGATCACGCTCATGGTAGGAGCCTGGCCGCCCTCTGCAtctggggaagggctgggtgaGGGCCTGGAGCCGCAGCCCCACAGGTGCAGACCTGGGACAGGAGCAGGGGCCTGTCAAAATCACATTGCAAGGCTGTGGCCAAGCAAGgaatgaacccaggagtctgggatTCCAGTGCTGGAGCTGGCTAGCCTGGGGCCGTGGGGAGAGACTCACCAGAGCCCTCTCTGCTGAGGCCCCACTGGGAGCTGCTCCTCAGCCTCGTCCCTTGTCCGGCAGGTCGCCTGCATCTCCCCCTCCTCGCGCTGCCTCCCGGAGACACTGCGCACGCTGCGCTTTGCCAGCAGGGCCAAGAAGGTCACCACCAAGCCTATGGCACACAGGGTAAGGCAGAGAGCTCTGAAAACAAGGAGGGGCACATGGGGTTAGACTCggagcccagtgtcctgtctctgacagcggccaatgccaagtgcttcagagggaacgaacagaacagggccatTGTCAAGTGATCCAGTTCCCGGCTCCAGTCCCAGCCTTTggtggtttagggacacccagcgcatggggttgtgtccctgcccagcctggctgacaggCGTTGATGGATCTAGGCTCCAGGAACTCCTCTCGTTCTGGTTTGGACccagttatactcttggccttcacaacatccaaaCATATGAGTTCACTGCACCGCCAGGGCAGGGTCCTTGTGGCCAGGGCCCCCTCCCTGATCTGTGGGGCCTCCCCTCTAAGCCTTGTGCCTTTGATTTCCCAGGTCTCCCGGGAGAAGCTGCTGCGAAGTTTGGAGCAAGAAATCCAGGCCCTGCGGG from Chelonia mydas isolate rCheMyd1 chromosome 17, rCheMyd1.pri.v2, whole genome shotgun sequence carries:
- the KIF12 gene encoding kinesin-like protein KIF12 isoform X7 encodes the protein MEPELGQEPKEPSRRTGGFHGQEGNMSPGGGQVNAAGQEAAFRASAAFDAGTSQEGLFEGSGMKRLIELAANGFSCTAFAFGQTGSGKTYSLMGPLAQSEGQPVTPYLGGLMQRAFVCLLEQTQCYRPGLVLSASYVEIHNEQVRDLLSPGPPRPLPVRWSKTRGFYIENLLTVEFGSLEAIMDLLQEGTRRRRSAAHVLNRHSSRSHALLTIRIHRKALSPDPSSCQQGVLCFVDLAGSERVKDTGSAGERLVEASNINRSLLALGHCISLLVDPRRRRNHIPYRDSKLTRLLAESLGGSGITLMVACISPSSRCLPETLRTLRFASRAKKVTTKPMAHRVSREKLLRSLEQEIQALREENLSLRQQLRLPRIRGESPATHTPPTQLPECQGESRAPGQRGAPRRAPGSARRSLSGLLQDFVLENEQLRHLELPPAFSSWGHDRRSPEAAPSSCSIQAPPCPRPVPGAAQCGHTLAPVHTCRCPRCCAVRPAQATPCQRSQLLRELPPWEVLAAESSSRFQGVGQGSAWEDPAPLWPQQHPVAPWLLRGKRGLGRRKSSTVLCLLLGDARQQGPEPPPSLEGQVVPSAPPLPGQPDSNAGRQAAGADPEPRLEEVLDTLQEQLQRCSLRNQGSSCTRDARD
- the KIF12 gene encoding kinesin-like protein KIF12 isoform X1 → MSPKPERLHGPVSQPPAPPQLLGLPGSLLPTLVVFPRSPAGEQEDSMDRKETCLRVVVRVRPLTCQELRRGDQRVVHCLGDNTIYVNAAGQEAAFRASAAFDAGTSQEGLFEGSGMKRLIELAANGFSCTAFAFGQTGSGKTYSLMGPLAQSEGQPVTPYLGGLMQRAFVCLLEQTQCYRPGLVLSASYVEIHNEQVRDLLSPGPPRPLPVRWSKTRGFYIENLLTVEFGSLEAIMDLLQEGTRRRRSAAHVLNRHSSRSHALLTIRIHRKALSPDPSSCQQGVLCFVDLAGSERVKDTGSAGERLVEASNINRSLLALGHCISLLVDPRRRRNHIPYRDSKLTRLLAESLGGSGITLMVACISPSSRCLPETLRTLRFASRAKKVTTKPMAHRVSREKLLRSLEQEIQALREENLSLRQQLRLPRIRGESPATHTPPTQLPECQGESRAPGQRGAPRRAPGSARRSLSGLLQDFVLENEQLRHLELPPAFSSWGHDRRSPEAAPSSCSIQAPPCPRPVPGAAQCGHTLAPVHTCRCPRCCAVRPAQATPCQRSQLLRELPPWEVLAAESSSRFQGVGQGSAWEDPAPLWPQQHPVAPWLLRGKRGLGRRKSSTVLCLLLGDARQQGPEPPPSLEGQVVPSAPPLPGQPDSNAGRQAAGADPEPRLEEVLDTLQEQLQRCSLRNQGSSCTRDARD
- the KIF12 gene encoding kinesin-like protein KIF12 isoform X5, with the translated sequence MSPKPERLHGPVSQPPAPPQLLGLPGSLLPTLVVFPRSPAGEQEDSMDRKETCLRVVVRVRPLTCQELRRGDQRVVHCLGDNTIYVNAAGQEAAFRASAAFDAGTSQEGLFEGSGMKRLIELAANGFSCTAFAFGQTGSGKTYSLMGPLAQSEGQPVTPYLGGLMQRAFVCLLEQTQCYRPGLVLSASYVEIHNEQVRDLLSPGPPRPLPVRWSKTRGFYIENLLTVEFGSLEAIMDLLQEGTRRRRSAAHVLNRHSSRSHALLTIRIHRKALSPDPSSCQQGVLCFVDLAGSERVKDTGSAGERLVEASNINRSLLALGHCISLLVDPRRRRNHIPYRDSKLTRLLAESLGGSGITLMVACISPSSRCLPETLRTLRFASRAKKVTTKPMAHRSCPSARERAVPPGREGPQGEHPARPGAASLASYRTLCWRMSSSGQVQSQAWQNSHARGAPQTGVAGIPAPGSFSANRWPHPVPGAAGWTLAPVHTCRCPRCCAVRPAQATPCQRSQLLRELPPWEVLAAESSSRFQGVGQGSAWEDPAPLWPQQHPVAPWLLRGKRGLGRRKSSTVLCLLLGDARQQGPEPPPSLEGQVVPSAPPLPGQPDSNAGRQAAGADPEPRLEEVLDTLQEQLQRCSLRNQGSSCTRDARD
- the KIF12 gene encoding kinesin-like protein KIF12 isoform X2, yielding MSPKPERLHGPVSQPPAPPQLLGLPGSLLPTLVVFPRSPAGEQEDSMDRKETCLRVVVRVRPLTCQELRRGDQRVVHCLGDNTIYVNAAGQEAAFRASAAFDAGTSQEGLFEGSGMKRLIELAANGFSCTAFAFGQTGSGKTYSLMGPLAQSEGQPVTPYLGGLMQRAFVCLLEQTQCYRPGLVLSASYVEIHNEQVRDLLSPGPPRPLPVRWSKTRGFYIENLLTVEFGSLEAIMDLLQEGTRRRRSAAHVLNRHSSRSHALLTIRIHRKALSPDPSSCQQGVLCFVDLAGSERVKDTGSAGERLVEASNINRSLLALGHCISLLVDPRRRRNHIPYRDSKLTRLLAESLGGSGITLMVACISPSSRCLPETLRTLRFASRAKKVTTKPMAHRVSREKLLRSLEQEIQALREENLSLRQQLRLPRIRGESPATHTPPTQLPECQGESRAPGQRGAPRRAPGSARRSLSGLLQDFVLENEQLRHLELPPAFSSWGHDRRSPEAAPSSCSIQAPPCPRPVPGAAQCGHTLAPVHTCRCPRCCAVRPAQATPCQRSQLLRELPPWEVLAAESSSRFQGVGQGSAWEDPAPLWPQQHPVAPWLLRGKRGLGRRKSSTVLCLLLGDARQQGPEPPPSLEGQVVPSAPPLPGQPDSNAGRQAGADPEPRLEEVLDTLQEQLQRCSLRNQGSSCTRDARD
- the KIF12 gene encoding kinesin-like protein KIF12 isoform X3; this encodes MSPKPERLHGPVSQPPAPPQLLGLPGSLLPTLVVFPRSPAGEQEDSMDRKETCLRVVVRVRPLTCQELRRGDQRVVHCLGDNTIYVNAAGQEAAFRASAAFDAGTSQEGLFEGSGMKRLIELAANGFSCTAFAFGQTGSGKTYSLMGPLAQTQCYRPGLVLSASYVEIHNEQVRDLLSPGPPRPLPVRWSKTRGFYIENLLTVEFGSLEAIMDLLQEGTRRRRSAAHVLNRHSSRSHALLTIRIHRKALSPDPSSCQQGVLCFVDLAGSERVKDTGSAGERLVEASNINRSLLALGHCISLLVDPRRRRNHIPYRDSKLTRLLAESLGGSGITLMVACISPSSRCLPETLRTLRFASRAKKVTTKPMAHRVSREKLLRSLEQEIQALREENLSLRQQLRLPRIRGESPATHTPPTQLPECQGESRAPGQRGAPRRAPGSARRSLSGLLQDFVLENEQLRHLELPPAFSSWGHDRRSPEAAPSSCSIQAPPCPRPVPGAAQCGHTLAPVHTCRCPRCCAVRPAQATPCQRSQLLRELPPWEVLAAESSSRFQGVGQGSAWEDPAPLWPQQHPVAPWLLRGKRGLGRRKSSTVLCLLLGDARQQGPEPPPSLEGQVVPSAPPLPGQPDSNAGRQAAGADPEPRLEEVLDTLQEQLQRCSLRNQGSSCTRDARD
- the KIF12 gene encoding kinesin-like protein KIF12 isoform X8 encodes the protein MSPKPERLHGPVSQPPAPPQLLGLPGSLLPTLVVFPRSPAGEQEDSMDRKETCLRVVVRVRPLTCQELRRGDQRVVHCLGDNTIYVNAAGQEAAFRASAAFDAGTSQEGLFEGSGMKRLIELAANGFSCTAFAFGQTGSGKTYSLMGPLAQSEGQPVTPYLGGLMQRAFVCLLEQTQCYRPGLVLSASYVEIHNEQVRDLLSPGPPRPLPVRWSKTRGFYIENLLTVEFGSLEAIMDLLQEGTRRRRSAAHVLNRHSSRSHALLTIRIHRKALSPDPSSCQQGVLCFVDLAGSERVKDTGSAGERLVEASNINRSLLALGHCISLLVDPRRRRNHIPYRDSKLTRLLAESLGGSGITLMVACISPSSRCLPETLRTLRFASRAKKVTTKPMAHRVSREKLLRSLEQEIQALREENLSLRQQLRLPRIRGESPATHTPPTQLPECQGESRAPGQRGAPRRAPGSARRSLSGLLQDFVLENEQLRHLELPPAFSSWGHDRRSPEAAPSSCSIQAPPCPRPVPGAAQCGHTLAPVHTCRCPRCCAVRPAQATPCQRSQVRATPCTAGWGQDAFSLRALLVLPAAEGAAAMGGACCREQFQVPGGRAGQCVGGPGSALAPAAPGGSLAAPWEKELAG
- the KIF12 gene encoding kinesin-like protein KIF12 isoform X10, producing MSPKPERLHGPVSQPPAPPQLLGLPGSLLPTLVVFPRSPAGEQEDSMDRKETCLRVVVRVRPLTCQELRRGDQRVVHCLGDNTIYVNAAGQEAAFRASAAFDAGTSQEGLFEGSGMKRLIELAANGFSCTAFAFGQTGSGKTYSLMGPLAQSEGQPVTPYLGGLMQRAFVCLLEQTQCYRPGLVLSASYVEIHNEQVRDLLSPGPPRPLPVRWSKTRGFYIENLLTVEFGSLEAIMDLLQEGTRRRRSAAHVLNRHSSRSHALLTIRIHRKALSPDPSSCQQGVLCFVDLAGSERVKDTGSAGERLVEASNINRSLLALGHCISLLVDPRRRRNHIPYRDSKLTRLLAESLGGSGITLMVACISPSSRCLPETLRTLRFASRAKKVTTKPMAHRVSREKLLRSLEQEIQALREENLSLRQQLRLPRIRGESPATHTPPTQLPECQGESRAPGQRGAPRRAPGSARRSLSGLLQDFVLENEQLRCSPRPGRTAMPGEPLRRVLPEFLLQAASQPTAGPTRSLELLAGRWLLSTPAAAPAAVLSGQPRPPPASAPRYGPPPARLAGDRTLSA
- the KIF12 gene encoding kinesin-like protein KIF12 isoform X13, which encodes MSPKPERLHGPVSQPPAPPQLLGLPGSLLPTLVVFPRSPAGEQEDSMDRKETCLRVVVRVRPLTCQELRRGDQRVVHCLGDNTIYVNAAGQEAAFRASAAFDAGTSQEGLFEGSGMKRLIELAANGFSCTAFAFGQTGSGKTYSLMGPLAQSEGQPVTPYLGGLMQRAFVCLLEQTQCYRPGLVLSASYVEIHNEQVRDLLSPGPPRPLPVRWSKTRGFYIENLLTVEFGSLEAIMDLLQEGTRRRRSAAHVLNRHSSRSHALLTIRIHRKALSPDPSSCQQGVLCFVDLAGSERVKDTGSAGERLVEASNINRSLLALGHCISLLVDPRRRRNHIPYRDSKLTRLLAESLGGSGITLMVACISPSSRCLPETLRTLRFASRAKKVTTKPMAHRSCPSARERAVPPGREGPQGEHPARPGAASLASYRTLCWRMSSSDTWSSPRPSAAGATTDAPPKPPPAPAASRPHPAPALSPAQPSAATRWLLSTPAAAPAAVLSGQPRPPPASAPRYGPPPARLAGDRTLSA
- the KIF12 gene encoding kinesin-like protein KIF12 isoform X11; this encodes MSPKPERLHGPVSQPPAPPQLLGLPGSLLPTLVVFPRSPAGEQEDSMDRKETCLRVVVRVRPLTCQELRRGDQRVVHCLGDNTIYVNAAGQEAAFRASAAFDAGTSQEGLFEGSGMKRLIELAANGFSCTAFAFGQTGSGKTYSLMGPLAQSEGQPVTPYLGGLMQRAFVCLLEQTQCYRPGLVLSASYVEIHNEQVRDLLSPGPPRPLPVRWSKTRGFYIENLLTVEFGSLEAIMDLLQEGTRRRRSAAHVLNRHSSRSHALLTIRIHRKALSPDPSSCQQGVLCFVDLAGSERVKDTGSAGERLVEASNINRSLLALGHCISLLVDPRRRRNHIPYRDSKLTRLLAESLGGSGITLMVACISPSSRCLPETLRTLRFASRAKKVTTKPMAHRVSREKLLRSLEQEIQALREENLSLRQQLRLPRIRGESPATHTPPTQLPECQGESRAPGQRGAPRRAPGSARRSLSGLLQDFVLENEQLRCSPRPGRTAMPGEPLRRVLPEFLLQAASQPTAGPTRSLELLAGRWLLSTPAAAPAAVLSGQPRPPPASAPSC
- the KIF12 gene encoding kinesin-like protein KIF12 isoform X12, whose amino-acid sequence is MSPKPERLHGPVSQPPAPPQLLGLPGSLLPTLVVFPRSPAGEQEDSMDRKETCLRVVVRVRPLTCQELRRGDQRVVHCLGDNTIYVNAAGQEAAFRASAAFDAGTSQEGLFEGSGMKRLIELAANGFSCTAFAFGQTGSGKTYSLMGPLAQSEGQPVTPYLGGLMQRAFVCLLEQTQCYRPGLVLSASYVEIHNEQVRDLLSPGPPRPLPVRWSKTRGFYIENLLTVEFGSLEAIMDLLQEGTRRRRSAAHVLNRHSSRSHALLTIRIHRKALSPDPSSCQQGVLCFVDLAGSERVKDTGSAGERLVEASNINRSLLALGHCISLLVDPRRRRNHIPYRDSKLTRLLAESLGGSGITLMVACISPSSRCLPETLRTLRFASRAKKVTTKPMAHRVSREKLLRSLEQEIQALREENLSLRQQLRLPRIRGESPATHTPPTQLPECQGESRAPGQRGAPRRAPGSARRSLSGLLQDFVLENEQLRRWLLSTPAAAPAAVLSGQPRPPPASAPRYGPPPARLAGDRTLSA
- the KIF12 gene encoding kinesin-like protein KIF12 isoform X4 gives rise to the protein MSPKPERLHGPVSQPPAPPQLLGLPGSLLPTLVVFPRSPAGEQEDSMDRKETCLRVVVRVRPLTCQELRRGDQRVVHCLGDNTIYVNAAGQEAAFRASAAFDAGTSQEGLFEGSGMKRLIELAANGFSCTAFAFGQTGSGKTYSLMGPLAQSEGQPVTPYLGGLMQRAFVCLLEQTQCYRPGLVLSASYVEIHNEQVRDLLSPGPPRPLPVRWSKTRGFYIENLLTVEFGSLEAIMDLLQEGTRRRRSAAHVLNRHSSRSHALLTIRIHRKALSPDPSSCQQGVLCFVDLAGSERVKDTGSAGERLVEASNINRSLLALGHCISLLVDPRRRRNHIPYRDSKLTRLLAESLGGSGITLMVACISPSSRCLPETLRTLRFASRAKKVTTKPMAHRVSREKLLRSLEQEIQALREENLSLRQQLRLPRIRGESPATHTPPTQLPECQGESRAPGQRGAPRRAPGSARRSLSGLLQDFVLENEQLRHLELPPAFSSWGHDRRSPEAAPSSCSIQAPPCPRPVPGAAQCGHLLRELPPWEVLAAESSSRFQGVGQGSAWEDPAPLWPQQHPVAPWLLRGKRGLGRRKSSTVLCLLLGDARQQGPEPPPSLEGQVVPSAPPLPGQPDSNAGRQAAGADPEPRLEEVLDTLQEQLQRCSLRNQGSSCTRDARD
- the KIF12 gene encoding kinesin-like protein KIF12 isoform X14, producing the protein MSPKPERLHGPVSQPPAPPQLLGLPGSLLPTLVVFPRSPAGEQEDSMDRKETCLRVVVRVRPLTCQELRRGDQRVVHCLGDNTIYVNAAGQEAAFRASAAFDAGTSQEGLFEGSGMKRLIELAANGFSCTAFAFGQTGSGKTYSLMGPLAQSEGQPVTPYLGGLMQRAFVCLLEQTQCYRPGLVLSASYVEIHNEQVRDLLSPGPPRPLPVRWSKTRGFYIENLLTVEFGSLEAIMDLLQEGTRRRRSAAHVLNRHSSRSHALLTIRIHRKALSPDPSSCQQGVLCFVDLAGSERVKDTGSAGERLVEASNINRSLLALGHCISLLVDPRRRRNHIPYRDSKLTRLLAESLGGSGITLMVACISPSSRCLPETLRTLRFASRAKKVTTKPMAHRVSREKLLRSLEQEIQALREENLSLRQQLRLPRIRGESPATHTPPTQLPECQGESRAPGQRGAPRRAPGSARRSLSGLLQDFVLENEQLRRWLLSTPAAAPAAVLSGQPRPPPASAPSC